One genomic window of Candidatus Nitrosopumilus sediminis includes the following:
- a CDS encoding plastocyanin/azurin family copper-binding protein has translation MSHDNSQVYRTTSARTGKMMAIMLGICIVGGAIFFGMWDYWISQPAPVVAMMAGGDDHAAPATQTGKTITQDLRFIESSDFRTLAFNALPGEPDNNPTINMNVGDKVIFNVENAGKSFHSFGVTKDAEGFGGIIPGSEVALASNPLKPGEGGTSEFVAGEEGTYYYICTVPGHRDQGMVGEIIVGPAQAGSSGVAAAPTGVSHDFTLDFVESADFRTLAFNALPGEEGHNPDIRVNSGDKVTVTANNLGKSFHAFGVVSNPEDFNSIVMDSAIAAATNPLKPGEGGSVTFTAGAPGTYYYICTVPGHALQGMQGTFIVE, from the coding sequence ATGAGTCACGATAATTCCCAAGTTTACAGAACAACTTCAGCTAGAACTGGAAAAATGATGGCAATCATGTTAGGTATCTGTATCGTAGGTGGGGCCATCTTCTTTGGAATGTGGGACTATTGGATATCTCAACCTGCTCCAGTTGTAGCAATGATGGCAGGTGGCGATGATCATGCTGCTCCTGCAACACAAACTGGAAAAACTATCACACAAGATCTTCGATTTATTGAGTCATCAGACTTTAGGACTTTGGCATTTAATGCACTTCCTGGGGAACCCGATAACAATCCAACAATTAATATGAACGTTGGAGACAAAGTAATCTTTAATGTCGAAAATGCAGGAAAATCATTCCATTCATTCGGTGTTACAAAAGATGCTGAAGGCTTTGGAGGAATTATTCCTGGCAGTGAAGTTGCATTAGCATCAAATCCATTAAAACCAGGTGAAGGTGGTACATCAGAATTTGTTGCAGGTGAGGAAGGAACTTACTACTACATTTGTACAGTTCCGGGTCATAGAGACCAAGGAATGGTAGGAGAAATTATTGTAGGACCTGCGCAAGCTGGTTCATCAGGAGTAGCAGCTGCCCCAACAGGAGTATCACATGACTTTACTTTGGACTTTGTAGAATCTGCAGATTTCAGAACTTTGGCATTTAACGCATTACCAGGAGAAGAAGGACACAATCCAGACATTCGTGTTAACTCAGGAGATAAAGTAACTGTAACTGCAAATAATTTGGGAAAATCATTTCATGCATTTGGAGTAGTCTCAAATCCTGAAGACTTTAACAGCATAGTAATGGATTCTGCAATTGCAGCTGCAACAAACCCATTAAAACCAGGTGAAGGTGGCAGTGTCACATTTACTGCTGGTGCACCAGGAACTTACTACTACATTTGTACAGTTCCAGGACATGCATTACAAGGCATGCAAGGTACTTTCATAGTAGAATAA
- a CDS encoding COX15/CtaA family protein, which translates to MAIQYLALATMIVLYSLMFIGGYISAAGLGLTCPEWPLCPNGVMPSEEYLIEWIHRTTAATTGVLVVSTMIASLINKNSDLKIKITSSLATGLVITQITLGALVIDTKLHAVLVAIHLGIGIWLFAMVLLTVLFAFRISKSSKAITA; encoded by the coding sequence TTGGCAATTCAGTATCTTGCATTAGCAACAATGATTGTTTTGTATTCTCTGATGTTTATCGGTGGATATATTTCAGCTGCAGGACTTGGATTGACTTGTCCTGAATGGCCTCTGTGTCCTAACGGAGTAATGCCATCTGAAGAATATCTTATTGAGTGGATTCATAGAACAACTGCTGCAACTACTGGAGTACTGGTAGTTTCAACCATGATTGCAAGTCTAATTAACAAGAATTCTGATTTGAAAATAAAAATTACAAGCTCACTTGCAACAGGTTTGGTAATTACACAAATTACACTGGGCGCTCTAGTCATTGACACAAAACTACATGCAGTACTGGTTGCAATTCATTTGGGAATTGGAATATGGCTGTTTGCTATGGTGTTGTTGACTGTACTCTTTGCATTTAGAATTTCAAAGTCTTCTAAGGCAATCACTGCTTAG
- a CDS encoding SRPBCC family protein produces the protein MTLVTKSIDIKTPVENVFTYFARPEHVSDQIKNDTVGMTVVPMDIKEGMGVGTTFRIIGDFSGKRLEWDCETTEFIRNEKITAKQIEGPFKNWQITNEFKALGNNLTRVTMSVDYEMPFGPLGAILDKAKFAKSAEKGMETALYNVRGLLEGNGSIPVYITLDAYQKLLAEKKKMNDVPVSTALTAIIEKYNEIEAKAQN, from the coding sequence TTGACCCTCGTTACAAAATCAATCGATATCAAAACACCTGTAGAGAATGTTTTCACCTACTTTGCAAGACCAGAACATGTTTCTGATCAAATCAAAAATGACACTGTAGGCATGACAGTCGTTCCTATGGACATTAAAGAAGGAATGGGTGTTGGTACAACCTTTAGAATTATCGGTGACTTTAGCGGAAAACGTTTAGAGTGGGATTGTGAAACAACTGAATTCATCAGAAATGAAAAAATCACTGCCAAACAAATTGAAGGTCCTTTCAAGAACTGGCAAATTACCAACGAATTCAAAGCACTAGGTAATAACCTCACAAGAGTAACCATGTCAGTAGACTATGAAATGCCATTTGGTCCCCTAGGAGCAATTTTGGATAAAGCAAAGTTTGCAAAATCTGCTGAGAAAGGAATGGAAACTGCTCTATACAACGTTAGAGGACTACTAGAAGGAAACGGTTCAATTCCAGTATACATTACACTAGATGCATACCAAAAACTTCTAGCCGAAAAGAAAAAGATGAACGATGTTCCAGTTTCAACTGCACTTACAGCAATCATTGAAAAGTACAATGAAATTGAAGCTAAAGCACAAAACTAA
- a CDS encoding response regulator produces the protein MSGTVLIVEDDEDLIQIYREILEMHEFDVEMAFNGEEGVKKFKEFRPHLTIMDGDMPILDGYQAFKQIKEIDNKANVVIITGFSESDLKNKEAIKQGLIKVISKPLGINELLALAKKYNQIKVEK, from the coding sequence ATGAGTGGGACAGTTCTAATCGTAGAGGATGATGAAGATTTAATTCAAATTTACAGAGAGATTTTAGAGATGCATGAGTTTGATGTAGAAATGGCGTTTAATGGAGAAGAAGGGGTAAAGAAATTCAAAGAATTCAGACCACATCTGACAATCATGGACGGAGATATGCCAATACTTGATGGATATCAAGCATTCAAACAAATTAAAGAAATTGACAATAAGGCAAATGTTGTAATCATTACAGGATTCTCAGAATCTGATTTAAAAAACAAAGAGGCAATTAAACAGGGATTAATCAAAGTGATTTCAAAACCATTGGGAATTAACGAATTGCTTGCCCTTGCGAAAAAATACAATCAAATTAAAGTGGAAAAATAA
- a CDS encoding sensor histidine kinase has translation MSESILKTNLIDNKRILIWLIVTLVGFTILYQLRPFLDDDQFMWISIPAYAILPALMASFAMFIAVKLHKQKNPNAKAFVFFALGSVFWFIAEQLWQLYDHVWQGDPFPSEADIFYIASYPCYVIFLLIHLKPTLKSVNRNVWLFAIALSFSFLIPSIMAAYEDMQGEDLFSTSIALAYPILSSVQLVPAIVGIMYLVKKSSHVFWVLIIIGFIMYNIADTYFLFAELDGTYYDGHPVDLIFVYGFIFFIFSLYHRSKFIPISDYSDDLFSEKVKFETITKFGIPLTVAIVCMVVLTILINSTFDTVEQDISHNLFFGVVAILGVVAVIVFTINKNLSRLVKMRTAELTEQRDNLENLVEEKTQQVLKSERLSAIGELSGRLAHDLRNPLSVMKMSVDLIKQSPQDLKISDPNIVKRVELIEKSINRISHQVNDVLGYVRLSPLKLSNVSLYDAISGSLKKINIPSDVQVVLPQNDMRVDCDVIKLDAVFINLIVNAIQELPQGGKITIQISEKDNAAILKFIDSGKGIPDEDISKVFEPLFTTKQKGTGLGLASCKNIIEQHHGEISVTNNPTTFTIILPKMLSIKHKKSK, from the coding sequence TTGAGTGAGTCTATTTTAAAAACAAATTTGATTGATAATAAACGGATCTTAATCTGGCTAATTGTAACTCTGGTAGGATTTACCATTCTTTATCAATTAAGACCATTTCTTGATGATGATCAATTTATGTGGATCTCAATTCCTGCATATGCGATCCTTCCTGCATTAATGGCATCTTTTGCTATGTTTATTGCAGTAAAATTACATAAGCAAAAAAATCCAAACGCAAAGGCTTTTGTATTTTTTGCTTTAGGTTCCGTATTTTGGTTTATTGCTGAACAATTATGGCAATTATATGATCATGTGTGGCAAGGTGATCCATTTCCATCAGAAGCTGATATTTTTTACATTGCATCATATCCATGTTATGTTATATTTTTACTCATTCATCTAAAACCTACACTAAAATCAGTTAACAGAAATGTTTGGTTATTTGCAATTGCACTTTCTTTTTCTTTTCTGATCCCCTCTATTATGGCAGCATATGAAGACATGCAAGGAGAGGATCTATTTTCTACATCTATAGCACTTGCATATCCAATATTATCATCAGTACAATTGGTTCCTGCCATTGTTGGTATCATGTATCTTGTCAAAAAATCATCTCATGTTTTCTGGGTGTTAATTATAATTGGATTTATTATGTATAATATTGCAGATACTTATTTTTTATTTGCTGAATTAGATGGAACATATTATGATGGTCATCCTGTAGATTTGATTTTTGTTTATGGTTTCATATTTTTCATTTTCTCATTGTATCACCGTTCAAAATTCATACCTATCTCTGATTACAGTGATGATCTTTTTTCTGAAAAAGTTAAATTTGAAACAATAACTAAATTTGGAATTCCACTTACTGTAGCAATTGTTTGCATGGTTGTCTTGACCATTCTTATCAATTCAACTTTTGACACTGTTGAGCAAGATATTTCTCATAATCTTTTCTTTGGAGTTGTGGCGATATTAGGTGTTGTAGCAGTTATTGTATTTACAATCAACAAGAATCTCTCTCGTCTGGTTAAAATGAGAACTGCTGAACTTACTGAGCAAAGAGACAACCTTGAAAATCTAGTTGAAGAAAAAACTCAACAAGTGCTAAAATCTGAACGATTATCTGCAATTGGAGAATTATCTGGACGACTTGCACATGACTTGAGAAATCCATTATCTGTAATGAAAATGTCTGTAGATTTGATTAAACAAAGTCCACAGGATTTAAAAATATCTGATCCTAATATTGTAAAACGAGTTGAGTTAATCGAAAAGAGTATTAATAGAATATCTCACCAAGTTAATGATGTTTTAGGCTATGTCAGGCTTTCTCCATTAAAATTATCAAATGTCTCTTTGTATGATGCTATTAGTGGGTCATTGAAAAAAATAAATATTCCATCTGACGTCCAAGTGGTTCTTCCTCAAAATGATATGCGTGTTGATTGTGATGTCATAAAACTTGACGCAGTTTTTATCAATCTAATTGTCAATGCAATACAGGAATTACCTCAAGGAGGAAAAATTACAATTCAAATCTCAGAAAAAGATAATGCAGCAATTTTAAAATTTATTGATTCAGGAAAAGGAATTCCTGATGAAGACATATCCAAAGTATTTGAGCCCCTATTCACTACTAAACAAAAGGGCACTGGACTAGGTCTGGCAAGTTGTAAAAATATTATTGAACAACACCATGGAGAAATTAGTGTCACAAATAATCCTACAACTTTTACTATAATTTTGCCAAAAATGTTGTCAATTAAACACAAAAAATCTAAATAA
- a CDS encoding class I SAM-dependent methyltransferase — translation MSYNEEFWNIYSNENETRYNEEFSKFVRDLAISLRCTSVLEIGCGTGIDLRLFPNTFQIYGVDLNDNALNIAKEKLSIADFKKGSIVELPFEDSSVDFVFTHGLMNYLDDDTLEKGISEMFRVACKYIMNCEKFEETEKQIDENQKFRNMKQRWLDYNVKFVSNVDMHEDIEPEKPRFTLLKKL, via the coding sequence ATGAGTTACAACGAAGAATTTTGGAACATATACTCTAATGAGAATGAAACAAGGTATAATGAAGAATTTTCTAAATTTGTTCGGGATTTAGCCATTTCTTTGAGATGTACAAGTGTTCTAGAAATCGGGTGCGGTACAGGAATTGATCTAAGATTATTTCCAAATACATTTCAAATTTATGGCGTTGATCTAAATGATAATGCATTAAACATAGCAAAAGAAAAATTATCTATTGCAGATTTCAAAAAAGGCTCAATTGTGGAATTACCGTTTGAAGACAGCTCAGTAGATTTTGTGTTTACTCATGGATTAATGAACTATTTGGATGATGATACGCTAGAAAAAGGAATTTCAGAAATGTTCAGGGTTGCATGCAAATACATAATGAATTGTGAAAAGTTTGAAGAGACAGAAAAACAAATTGATGAAAATCAAAAGTTTCGCAACATGAAACAAAGATGGCTAGATTATAACGTAAAATTTGTCAGTAATGTAGATATGCATGAAGACATAGAGCCTGAAAAGCCAAGATTTACTTTATTAAAAAAGTTGTAA
- a CDS encoding branched-chain amino acid transaminase produces MKEIGKIWMNGKLVPFKDAKVHVLTHALHYSTSIFEGIRCYDTPKGSAIFRLPEHVDRFFKSAKLYSMKMQFSKKVISDAIVQTVKAGGLKESYIRPLAYYGYGTMGLTPTTNKVDVSISCWEWKMGESKAGKFSGAKCKVSSWTKIDSRSQPMQAKAASNYANAALARMEALENGYDEAIMLNYHGKVAEGSAENIFIIKDDIIQTPPLSAGGLEGITRDSIIQMIEENGGFVIERDLERDDLYNADEIFMTGTAAEVKSVTQVDKVKIGNGKMGSITKALQKSFTDVVMGKDERFLPWLTFI; encoded by the coding sequence ATGAAAGAGATTGGAAAAATTTGGATGAATGGAAAATTAGTACCATTCAAAGATGCCAAAGTTCACGTATTGACTCATGCCTTACATTATTCAACATCAATTTTTGAGGGAATTAGATGCTATGACACCCCAAAAGGATCTGCAATTTTTAGATTGCCTGAACATGTTGATAGATTTTTCAAATCAGCAAAACTCTATTCAATGAAAATGCAATTTTCAAAAAAAGTAATTTCAGATGCAATTGTACAAACTGTAAAAGCTGGAGGGCTCAAAGAGTCATACATTAGACCATTAGCATATTATGGATATGGAACAATGGGATTAACTCCCACTACCAATAAAGTAGATGTCTCAATTTCATGTTGGGAATGGAAGATGGGCGAGTCAAAAGCAGGTAAATTTTCAGGAGCAAAATGTAAAGTGTCAAGTTGGACTAAGATTGATTCAAGATCTCAGCCAATGCAAGCAAAAGCTGCATCAAACTATGCAAATGCTGCACTTGCAAGAATGGAAGCATTAGAAAATGGATATGATGAAGCGATTATGTTAAACTATCACGGCAAAGTTGCAGAAGGCAGTGCAGAAAATATTTTCATCATTAAAGACGACATTATTCAAACTCCACCACTCTCAGCAGGAGGATTGGAAGGGATTACTAGAGATAGCATTATTCAAATGATTGAAGAGAATGGAGGATTTGTTATTGAGCGGGATCTAGAACGAGACGATCTCTATAATGCAGATGAAATTTTCATGACAGGTACAGCAGCTGAAGTAAAATCTGTAACTCAAGTAGACAAAGTAAAGATTGGAAATGGAAAGATGGGCAGTATCACTAAAGCATTACAAAAATCATTTACAGACGTAGTCATGGGAAAAGATGAGAGATTCTTGCCATGGTTGACATTTATCTAA
- a CDS encoding aspartate kinase, whose amino-acid sequence MTKLIVAKFGGSAIGQNGETIPKIIQRISDLKTDSKVIAVFSAPLTIYNEKKRSLTDIILEQGKNAENGIKPSLDIVKSTYQKILDMVDEDNKENCKKTIDFHLKKAQKALDQAFDSKEFVNEVRSNALAFSGEILMSHVMTHILRSNDIRTEAVKFDDWPIITDHNIEFTNFLRTESKEKMGKIAELVDNNQVVTIGGFIGKTIDGITTTYERGGSDRTAADLGILFHKKYETSIDFEKDSAVVSADPKIVDSELREVIQLSYNEARLAGMFGMKILDPIAIKEIVENGVDMPIIITNMKNPEKITTIKRSLQEQKGHPIKIVTGKKNCAIFRIETNSIQRLLTSLEKDKHYSEFIILSPFTKDGIEFSRILFLDGEYVKRNEKYLLAFDSLATITYNRGVITLIGDEMWRVQQVASRTSAKIGESGLNILNMDAQEETSRIIIVVEDSHDNITKAIKAVHQEISKINFV is encoded by the coding sequence ATGACTAAGCTAATAGTTGCCAAATTCGGCGGTAGTGCCATAGGTCAAAATGGTGAGACAATTCCAAAAATAATTCAAAGAATTTCTGATTTAAAAACAGATTCCAAAGTAATTGCAGTTTTTTCAGCCCCATTAACAATTTACAATGAAAAAAAGCGTTCGTTGACAGATATTATTTTAGAGCAGGGTAAAAACGCAGAAAATGGAATAAAACCATCTCTAGATATTGTAAAATCAACTTATCAAAAAATCCTGGATATGGTTGATGAAGATAATAAAGAAAATTGTAAAAAAACAATTGATTTTCACTTAAAAAAAGCACAAAAAGCACTAGATCAGGCATTTGACAGTAAAGAATTTGTCAACGAAGTGCGTTCAAATGCATTGGCGTTTTCAGGAGAAATTTTAATGTCACATGTAATGACCCATATTCTAAGAAGTAACGATATCAGGACGGAGGCAGTGAAATTTGATGACTGGCCAATTATTACTGATCACAATATAGAATTTACAAATTTTCTCAGAACAGAATCCAAAGAGAAAATGGGTAAGATTGCAGAACTGGTAGATAATAATCAAGTAGTTACTATAGGCGGGTTTATTGGTAAAACAATAGATGGAATTACCACAACATACGAGCGTGGAGGATCAGACAGAACTGCAGCAGATTTAGGAATATTATTTCATAAAAAATATGAAACTAGCATAGACTTTGAGAAGGACAGTGCAGTAGTTTCTGCAGATCCAAAAATAGTAGATTCCGAATTAAGAGAAGTAATTCAATTGTCATATAACGAAGCAAGACTGGCAGGAATGTTTGGAATGAAAATTTTAGATCCAATTGCAATTAAAGAGATTGTTGAGAATGGTGTAGATATGCCAATCATAATTACAAATATGAAAAATCCCGAAAAAATTACCACGATTAAAAGAAGTCTACAAGAGCAGAAAGGACATCCAATCAAAATAGTAACAGGAAAAAAGAATTGCGCGATATTTAGAATTGAAACTAATTCAATTCAAAGATTATTGACATCTTTGGAAAAGGACAAGCATTACAGTGAATTCATCATATTATCACCATTTACAAAAGATGGAATAGAATTCTCCAGAATATTATTCTTAGATGGAGAGTATGTTAAGAGGAATGAAAAGTATCTTTTAGCATTTGATTCACTTGCCACGATTACATACAACCGGGGCGTCATTACATTAATCGGTGATGAGATGTGGAGAGTTCAGCAAGTAGCCTCTAGAACTAGTGCAAAGATTGGTGAATCAGGATTAAACATTTTGAACATGGATGCACAAGAAGAAACTTCACGAATAATTATTGTTGTAGAAGATTCACATGACAACATTACAAAAGCTATCAAAGCAGTACATCAAGAAATTTCAAAGATTAATTTTGTTTAA
- a CDS encoding glycosyltransferase, translating to MNFSFFSSPIGLGHVTRDIAIVNNFENISTNFVTGSGAARILKKLDYSVQDAYNPPLFTIENGTLKNPAKWLWNYYQYYRDCKNISEKILQNDKPNLVISDEDFASLTVSQEMKIPTVLITDVLETHFTKGIASFVEKKMNKSMQVIIKKCDTVIIPELGDDHDNIKRVGPIVRETNYTREELRKRFSFGKKTIIISIGGTSAGLFLIEKALGAIAKINQDVDVILVSGPTLNKKFENVKNLGFVDNLHELIFAADVVISLAGKSTIDEANAYGTPAIFIPIKGHFEQEDNAKEEGFESGDINRLEELILEKLEAKRNQVNTDGAKVAAKIIQKLTN from the coding sequence AGTCCAATTGGATTGGGTCATGTGACTCGCGATATTGCAATAGTAAACAATTTTGAAAATATTTCAACAAATTTTGTAACTGGAAGCGGTGCTGCAAGAATTCTAAAAAAATTAGATTATAGTGTACAAGATGCATACAATCCACCTTTGTTTACTATCGAAAACGGAACTCTAAAGAATCCAGCAAAGTGGTTATGGAATTATTATCAATATTATAGAGATTGTAAAAATATTTCAGAAAAAATTCTACAAAATGACAAACCAAATTTGGTTATTAGTGATGAAGATTTTGCATCACTAACTGTATCACAGGAGATGAAAATTCCAACAGTGTTAATTACAGATGTCTTAGAAACCCACTTTACTAAAGGAATAGCATCATTTGTAGAAAAAAAGATGAACAAGTCGATGCAAGTGATAATTAAAAAATGCGATACAGTGATAATTCCTGAACTAGGAGACGATCATGACAATATTAAAAGAGTTGGGCCTATTGTCAGAGAAACTAATTACACTAGGGAAGAATTAAGAAAGAGATTCTCTTTTGGAAAAAAGACCATAATCATATCCATAGGTGGAACTAGTGCAGGATTATTTCTAATCGAAAAAGCACTAGGGGCTATTGCAAAAATTAATCAAGATGTAGACGTGATTTTGGTTTCAGGTCCAACACTAAACAAAAAATTTGAGAATGTAAAAAATTTGGGATTTGTTGATAATCTGCATGAATTAATTTTTGCAGCAGATGTGGTTATTTCATTGGCAGGAAAATCAACTATAGACGAGGCTAACGCATATGGAACTCCTGCAATATTCATACCAATCAAAGGACATTTTGAACAAGAAGACAATGCAAAAGAAGAGGGATTTGAGTCTGGAGATATTAATAGATTAGAAGAATTAATTTTAGAAAAATTAGAAGCCAAAAGAAACCAAGTAAATACAGATGGTGCAAAAGTTGCAGCAAAAATTATTCAGAAACTAACGAATTAG